The following are encoded in a window of Sphingobium sp. AP49 genomic DNA:
- a CDS encoding TonB-dependent receptor produces MKILPLMLCALPGVAAAQTPDVTADEATSIVVTGSGLSLPPGTPAYGSVVIDRDRLADAASGRIESVLADVAGFQQFRRSDSRASNPSNQGATLRALGGNASSRTLVLLDGVPVADPFFGYIPFSALVPDRLALVRVTRGGGSGAFGAGAVAGTIELASATREQMPVFGASAFYGSKDATELSASIAPDLGSGYVSLSGRWDRGDGFQTTPRDQRVAATVPAAYDSWSTNLRAVAPIDATSEIQFRGTLFQDNRTLRFAGADSMSQGQDASIRYIARGRWQVDALAYLQARNFSNIVISSTSFRKSLDQRNTPSTGIGGKIELRPPVGEDHVLRIGVDTRFATGDMFEDAYNANLASNPLTSRRHAGGDQITTGAFAEDDWTIGNLVLTGGVRADRWSIRNGFYKAVSAVGVVTQDSTYANRSDWEFSGRAGALYHVSDAVALRGAAYSGFRLPTLNELYRPFVVFPITTRANEALKPEKLKGVEGGIDLTPASGVQLSATLFYNRLDDAIANVTIDSVTRKRQNVNAIVAKGVELTASAQLPADFSLLASYAYSPSKVDAPGMTFDGFAPAQVPRHSASATLAWAPKAGPELSATLRYVGKQYEDDLQSDVLPDALTLDAIARLPIGHGISLVARGENLFDEDVVTRNAGGSIDLGTPRTLWFGVTVRG; encoded by the coding sequence ATGAAAATCCTGCCGTTGATGCTGTGCGCGCTGCCCGGCGTCGCCGCTGCCCAGACGCCCGATGTGACGGCCGATGAGGCCACCTCGATCGTGGTGACGGGCAGCGGCCTGTCCTTGCCGCCAGGCACGCCGGCCTATGGATCGGTGGTGATCGACCGGGATCGGCTGGCGGATGCGGCGTCGGGGCGGATCGAGAGCGTGCTGGCCGATGTCGCGGGCTTCCAGCAGTTCCGCCGGTCCGACAGCCGCGCCTCCAATCCCTCGAACCAGGGCGCCACGCTGCGCGCACTGGGCGGCAATGCGTCGAGCCGGACCCTGGTGCTGCTCGATGGCGTGCCGGTCGCCGATCCCTTCTTCGGCTATATTCCTTTCTCGGCTTTGGTGCCCGACCGGCTGGCGCTGGTGCGAGTGACGCGCGGCGGGGGGAGTGGCGCCTTTGGCGCGGGCGCGGTCGCCGGCACGATCGAGCTGGCCAGCGCCACCCGCGAGCAGATGCCGGTCTTCGGCGCCAGCGCCTTCTATGGCAGCAAGGACGCGACCGAATTGTCCGCCAGCATCGCGCCCGACCTGGGCAGTGGTTATGTGTCGCTGTCGGGCCGCTGGGACCGGGGCGACGGCTTCCAGACCACGCCCAGGGACCAGCGCGTCGCCGCCACCGTGCCCGCCGCCTATGACAGCTGGTCGACCAATCTGCGCGCGGTCGCGCCGATCGATGCGACCTCGGAAATCCAGTTTCGCGGCACCCTGTTCCAGGACAACCGCACCCTGCGCTTTGCCGGCGCCGACAGCATGAGCCAGGGCCAGGATGCCAGCATCCGCTATATTGCGCGCGGTCGCTGGCAGGTCGATGCGCTCGCCTATCTCCAGGCGCGCAACTTCTCCAACATCGTCATCTCCTCCACCAGCTTCCGCAAGTCGCTCGACCAGCGCAACACCCCCTCGACCGGGATCGGCGGCAAGATCGAGCTGCGCCCGCCGGTCGGCGAAGACCATGTGCTGCGCATCGGCGTCGACACCCGCTTTGCCACCGGCGACATGTTTGAGGATGCCTATAACGCCAATCTCGCCAGCAACCCGCTGACATCGCGCCGCCATGCCGGCGGCGACCAGATCACGACCGGCGCCTTTGCCGAGGATGACTGGACGATTGGGAATCTTGTCCTGACCGGCGGGGTGCGGGCCGATCGCTGGTCGATCCGCAACGGCTTCTACAAGGCGGTCAGTGCGGTCGGCGTGGTGACGCAGGACAGCACCTACGCCAATCGCTCCGACTGGGAGTTCTCAGGCCGGGCAGGCGCGCTCTACCATGTCAGCGATGCGGTGGCGCTGCGCGGGGCGGCCTATAGCGGCTTTCGTTTGCCGACGCTCAACGAGCTTTATCGCCCCTTCGTCGTCTTTCCGATCACCACCCGGGCCAATGAAGCCTTGAAGCCCGAGAAGCTGAAAGGCGTGGAGGGAGGCATCGACCTGACCCCGGCATCGGGCGTGCAACTGTCCGCCACGCTCTTCTACAACCGGCTCGACGATGCGATCGCCAATGTCACCATCGACAGTGTCACCCGCAAGCGGCAGAATGTGAACGCGATCGTGGCGAAGGGCGTGGAACTGACCGCCAGCGCGCAACTGCCGGCCGATTTCTCGCTGCTCGCTTCCTATGCCTATAGCCCCAGCAAGGTGGATGCACCGGGCATGACGTTCGACGGCTTCGCCCCGGCGCAGGTGCCGCGCCATTCGGCCAGCGCGACCCTGGCCTGGGCGCCGAAAGCCGGGCCGGAGCTGTCGGCCACGCTGCGCTATGTGGGCAAGCAATATGAGGATGATCTGCAGAGCGATGTGCTGCCCGATGCGCTGACGCTCGACGCCATCGCCCGGCTGCCGATCGGCCATGGCATCAGCCTGGTCGCGCGCGGGGAAAATCTGTTCGACGAGGATGTCGTTACCCGCAATGCCGGTGGGTCCATCGACCTGGGGACACCCAGGACGCTCTGGTTCGGTGTCACCGTGCGCGGCTGA